In one Bacillus thuringiensis genomic region, the following are encoded:
- a CDS encoding Na+/H+ antiporter family protein: MNAVLVAVAIMLLLSLLRVQVIVAIIVGALTGGIIGGLGISETINTFTTGLGNSAPIALSYAMLGGFAISLSKTGLPDAMIQTALKWIGNEQDTKKQVYSKILILFIILTMACFSQNVIPVHIAFIPILIPALLKVLNELKVDRRLVTCIITFGLITPYMWIPAGFGKIYHDVLQTNAAQSGLTFDVTLIPKAMTIPAIGMIIGLCVAVFITYRKPRTYETEQIHTTENEIVPYTKRSITFGLLSIIATLTVQLTTESMIFGALAGIIVLSVSGSLPLKEADAILTSGMRMMSFIGFVMIAAAGFGAVLRKTGHVESLVQTSAHIIGNNKPLAAFLMLVIGLLVTMGIGSSFSTIPILTTIFVPLCIQLGFSPMATIAIIGTAGALGDAGSPASDSTLGPTSGLNADGQHHHIWDTCVPTFLHYNIPLLIFGFIAAITL; this comes from the coding sequence ATGAACGCTGTACTCGTCGCAGTAGCAATTATGCTATTGCTTAGTTTGTTACGTGTCCAGGTCATTGTCGCCATCATTGTTGGAGCTTTAACAGGCGGAATTATCGGCGGACTCGGTATCTCAGAAACAATTAACACTTTTACAACTGGTCTTGGAAACAGTGCTCCAATCGCTTTAAGTTATGCAATGCTTGGTGGTTTCGCTATTTCCCTTTCCAAAACAGGACTTCCAGATGCTATGATTCAAACTGCATTAAAATGGATTGGCAATGAACAAGACACGAAAAAACAAGTTTATTCTAAAATACTTATTTTATTCATTATTTTAACGATGGCTTGTTTCTCACAAAATGTGATTCCTGTTCACATTGCTTTCATCCCCATCTTAATTCCAGCACTTTTAAAAGTATTAAATGAGCTGAAAGTGGATCGCAGACTTGTCACATGTATTATTACATTTGGATTGATTACTCCTTATATGTGGATCCCTGCAGGGTTCGGAAAAATTTATCATGACGTATTACAAACCAACGCTGCGCAAAGCGGCCTTACATTCGATGTCACACTTATTCCAAAAGCAATGACTATTCCAGCAATCGGTATGATTATTGGATTATGTGTAGCGGTATTCATTACGTACCGAAAACCTCGTACGTATGAAACAGAACAAATTCATACTACCGAAAATGAAATCGTTCCCTATACAAAACGTAGCATTACTTTCGGGTTATTATCTATCATTGCTACATTAACTGTTCAATTAACTACAGAATCAATGATTTTCGGTGCTTTAGCAGGTATTATCGTCTTATCAGTTAGTGGCAGTCTACCACTTAAAGAAGCAGATGCGATATTAACAAGCGGAATGCGTATGATGTCCTTTATTGGCTTTGTTATGATCGCTGCCGCTGGATTCGGCGCTGTTCTTCGAAAAACAGGACATGTTGAATCTCTGGTGCAAACGAGTGCACATATAATCGGAAATAACAAACCACTCGCTGCATTTCTTATGCTCGTTATTGGACTTCTCGTCACGATGGGAATTGGTTCATCCTTTTCAACCATCCCTATCTTAACAACCATTTTTGTACCTCTTTGCATTCAGCTTGGATTTAGTCCAATGGCCACAATTGCAATTATCGGTACAGCCGGAGCGCTAGGTGACGCAGGATCTCCAGCATCGGATAGTACCCTTGGACCAACATCCGGTTTAAATGCTGATGGTCAGCACCATCATATATGGGATACATGTGTACCCACTTTTCTACATTACAATATACCGTTACTTATATTTGGCTTTATTGCCGCAATTACATTATAA
- a CDS encoding alpha/beta fold hydrolase: protein MLFRSYTPQFYNENKQLIPNSIATIESVMINNRKQTLLMRGQNVEQPILLCCHGGPGMAQIGFIRHFQKELEKQFIVINWDQRGAGKSFSMKDFGANFTIEQFVSDAKEVIQYVLKRFNKQKLFLAGHSWGSIIGLNIAHQYPKYIQAYIGIGQIVHMKQNEELLYQHLIHSAKKHDHKKALASLLKLGKPPFLDTRRLIIQRKWLGTFGGAIQNGSSFSFIRKGFFSPEYTLLDWFKFLAGNLKSGVLWEEMLTIDFFSSISSLSIPVYFCSGRYDYQTPYALVQEYCDIIEAPIKKMIWFPNSAHSPDLEEPELFANSLQSIKQELAFQH from the coding sequence ATGCTTTTTCGTAGCTACACCCCTCAGTTCTATAACGAAAACAAACAACTCATTCCTAATAGTATCGCTACGATAGAAAGCGTTATGATTAATAATCGAAAACAAACTCTCCTTATGCGTGGGCAAAACGTAGAGCAGCCTATTTTATTATGCTGTCACGGCGGACCTGGGATGGCACAAATCGGATTTATTCGCCATTTTCAAAAAGAATTAGAGAAGCAATTTATTGTTATTAATTGGGATCAGCGCGGGGCTGGTAAATCCTTTTCAATGAAAGATTTCGGAGCAAATTTCACAATCGAACAATTCGTTTCCGATGCAAAAGAAGTCATTCAATATGTACTTAAAAGGTTCAACAAACAAAAACTATTTCTCGCTGGTCATTCTTGGGGAAGTATTATTGGGCTTAACATAGCACATCAATATCCAAAGTATATCCAGGCTTACATCGGTATTGGGCAAATTGTACATATGAAACAAAATGAAGAATTGCTATATCAACATTTAATTCATTCTGCCAAAAAACATGATCATAAAAAAGCATTAGCTTCCCTTTTAAAATTAGGCAAACCACCATTTTTAGATACGAGACGTCTCATTATTCAAAGAAAGTGGCTTGGCACATTTGGAGGCGCAATCCAAAACGGATCTTCCTTCTCTTTCATACGAAAAGGTTTCTTTTCTCCTGAGTATACGCTATTAGATTGGTTCAAGTTTCTCGCAGGAAATTTAAAATCTGGCGTTTTATGGGAAGAAATGCTGACAATCGATTTCTTTTCTTCTATCTCAAGTTTATCTATTCCAGTTTATTTTTGTTCTGGTCGCTATGATTATCAAACTCCTTATGCACTCGTTCAGGAATATTGCGATATTATTGAAGCGCCTATAAAAAAGATGATCTGGTTCCCAAATTCAGCACATTCTCCTGATTTAGAAGAACCAGAATTATTCGCCAATTCTTTGCAATCAATTAAACAAGAGCTAGCTTTTCAGCATTAG
- a CDS encoding ribbon-helix-helix domain-containing protein — translation MTIGEIIDGLNRRESIAIIAKRLEISPYTLSKKLRLIGYEYDGEQKKRIFVGDGEEPRHLQLQEATALQYEKTDYQLLIYEQLQSIYELLRKREEVIAPIVSKSTEKKRRTFSINTEILARLDLISESKGIQKSKLVEEALQQFLQQYEVDKASHFDN, via the coding sequence GTGACGATTGGAGAAATTATAGATGGTTTAAATAGACGGGAATCCATCGCTATTATAGCAAAGCGTCTTGAAATAAGCCCGTATACATTATCGAAGAAATTAAGATTGATTGGATATGAATATGATGGAGAGCAGAAGAAACGTATTTTTGTAGGAGATGGAGAAGAACCACGTCACTTACAACTCCAAGAAGCGACCGCCCTTCAATATGAGAAAACAGATTATCAATTATTAATTTATGAGCAATTACAAAGCATTTATGAGTTATTAAGAAAAAGAGAAGAAGTAATTGCACCAATTGTGAGTAAAAGTACAGAGAAAAAGAGACGAACCTTTTCTATTAATACAGAAATATTAGCAAGATTGGACCTTATATCAGAATCGAAAGGAATTCAAAAATCTAAACTTGTAGAAGAAGCGTTGCAACAATTTTTACAGCAATATGAAGTTGACAAAGCATCACATTTTGATAACTAA
- a CDS encoding LacI family DNA-binding transcriptional regulator encodes MATIRDVAKLAGVSVATVSRVINEKGYVHEDTVKQVKEAIEELRYRPNSAAKPLFKENSTIIALLVDNLSNPSNITLLHCIEEIAYKEGYQIIICNIENKDRYIHMLKQNNIAGVILTRAVFKSIGEIPFPFVVIDEQQSHGNYYESGQRAVSLLKEKGCHFLAYFGEGEESEEMENHIAGFLDAVWDEGISYREECVQGYTNKQFITLLQNNPYIDGIVASSDQIAIELIRSARFLNIHIPNKLKIVGPNGSIECEWIGSSLSTIESSVKDNGKVAFQQLKGKIKK; translated from the coding sequence GTGGCAACTATACGTGATGTTGCAAAATTGGCAGGTGTTTCAGTCGCAACCGTTTCACGAGTTATTAATGAAAAAGGATACGTTCATGAGGACACAGTAAAACAAGTAAAGGAAGCAATTGAAGAATTACGTTATAGGCCAAACAGTGCAGCGAAGCCACTATTTAAAGAGAATTCAACGATAATTGCATTACTTGTAGATAATTTAAGTAACCCATCAAACATCACTTTGCTACATTGTATTGAGGAAATAGCATATAAAGAAGGCTATCAAATCATTATTTGTAATATAGAGAATAAAGATAGATACATACATATGCTGAAGCAAAATAATATTGCAGGTGTTATTTTGACAAGAGCAGTTTTTAAAAGTATAGGAGAAATTCCATTTCCGTTTGTTGTGATTGATGAGCAACAATCACATGGAAATTATTATGAAAGTGGACAGAGAGCTGTTTCTTTATTAAAAGAGAAAGGTTGTCACTTTCTTGCATATTTCGGTGAGGGAGAAGAAAGTGAAGAAATGGAAAATCATATAGCAGGGTTTTTAGACGCTGTTTGGGATGAAGGAATCTCTTATCGAGAAGAATGTGTACAAGGGTATACAAATAAACAATTTATTACATTATTGCAAAACAATCCGTATATAGATGGAATTGTAGCCTCAAGTGATCAGATTGCTATTGAGTTAATTCGGTCAGCGAGATTTCTAAATATACATATACCAAATAAATTAAAAATTGTTGGACCGAATGGGAGCATAGAGTGTGAATGGATAGGTTCATCACTATCGACAATTGAAAGCAGTGTCAAAGATAACGGAAAAGTAGCTTTTCAACAATTAAAAGGAAAAATAAAAAAGTAA
- a CDS encoding GNAT family N-acetyltransferase: protein MLHIQKITSAMKETIRMFMCENWGSSLMISRGKGHQLEELPGFVALLDDRIIGIVTYEVSGNMCEIVSLDSFEERKGIGTKLVDCVLQVAEEERCSQVWLITTNDNMNALRFYQKRNFVMTNLYVNAVEEARKIKKEIPRIGYDNIPILHEIQLEYRLVK, encoded by the coding sequence ATGCTGCATATACAAAAAATTACGTCAGCGATGAAAGAAACAATCCGAATGTTCATGTGTGAGAACTGGGGAAGTTCATTGATGATTTCACGTGGTAAGGGACATCAGTTAGAAGAGTTGCCAGGTTTTGTTGCGCTCTTAGATGACAGAATAATCGGAATTGTAACGTATGAAGTGAGCGGAAATATGTGCGAAATTGTATCGCTGGATAGCTTTGAAGAAAGAAAAGGAATAGGGACGAAACTTGTGGATTGTGTATTACAAGTTGCAGAAGAAGAACGGTGCAGCCAGGTCTGGCTTATTACAACAAATGATAATATGAATGCGTTACGATTTTACCAAAAACGTAATTTTGTAATGACTAATTTATATGTGAATGCGGTAGAGGAGGCACGAAAAATAAAGAAAGAAATTCCACGTATTGGATATGATAATATCCCAATTTTACATGAAATTCAGTTGGAGTATCGTTTAGTGAAATGA